Proteins co-encoded in one Triplophysa dalaica isolate WHDGS20190420 chromosome 16, ASM1584641v1, whole genome shotgun sequence genomic window:
- the limch1b gene encoding LIM and calponin homology domains-containing protein 1 isoform X6 — protein sequence MKKEAEDRDSPNCSIRDSGYIDCWESEHSDSPSPRYAPDDSFDSLDSIGSHSCKKPSPDGLLACGYSDDHGSDSECDTPQRKMPDVDKDDMLVRRTSCCEQRTAVPFNQYLPNRSNQTSYLPAAERYPRVEREENRRSWSNATSPVGGERPFRFSRTSSVFDDSESISMVDMRSEEDFLPPHCQVRHQLIHNQCNNMTEDDDHWQDDLARWKSRRRSVSQDLIKKEEERKMRERLMSGDKRRKSIKTYREIVEEKEHRERDLHEAYRNARTPKEASAVLQHYSQRFTISEAILERLKLNKLLERSVSADPNRHSSLADCPNMSSNLLQYLRQQSLPTPKFTSTVEARVTGFMGDVENVVGPAYSLDPIQYRQSRNGSAGTDKVDEAVRVNGVRDDDVHSIDEEERGGPERHRGEDSLQFFPSPSQDTEIRQTDASGVSSTVMTEIEGEIIPLTGGVSISPEVSETKTDVADTTDVNRLQSEENAIHTDAYAAQLKNSAMESQQKSTNESDKCIHEYNRTTPMCQVPTTEMAEQADGNGPPTVLNLMKHAEHFSWSPEEERKRQERWQREQERMLQEKYRREQEKLKREWEQAQKEVEEEERRYHEEEQKILEETVTPLTPYKSITHSPLGITNSITHSQPEQVRQQKALETQSSEVCRQGENIIGDAAQRQMSLQMTVSSPPQGHGSVDHFYGQRGPEDKNIEKPTTLQSDHDVPPSYRQQSQQTETWKSTSQTKPGGRKRVEPCMWLSILRSGSIEKNVSNSSTSPSLTGTQPPPSPNRSVSGRKLCSSCGNPLGKGAAMIIETLSLYFHIQCFKCGICKGQLGDTSTGTDVRIRNGLLNCHQCYIRSRSAGQPTTL from the exons ACCACGGGAGTGACTCTGAGTGCGACACCCCCCAGAGGAAGATGCCAGATGTGGACAAGGATGACATGCTGGTGCGTCGAACATCATGCTGCGAGCAAAGGACGGCCGTCCCTTTCAACCAGTACCTTCCTAACAGGAGTAATCAGACTTCATACCTTCCCGCAGCAGAACGATACCCACGTGTCGAAAGAGAGGAGAACCGAAGGAGCTGGAGTAATGCCACCTCACCTGTTGGAGGAGAGAGACCTTTCAG ATTTAGCCGCACATCTAGTGTTTTTGATGATTCTGA GTCTATAAGTATGGTTGACATGAGGAGTGAAGAAGATTTTTTGCCTCCCCATTGTCAAGTTCGACATCAACTCATACACAACCAGTGCAACAATATGACAGAGGATGATGACCATTGGCAGGAT gaTCTGGCCCGCTGGAAGAGCCGCAGGAGGAGCGTGTCTCAAGACCTGATAAagaaagaggaggagaggaagaTGAGGGAGAGGTTGATGAGTGGAGACAAAAGAAGGAAAAGCATCAAGACTTACAGAGAGATAGTGGAGGAGAA GGAACATCGTGAGCGGGACCTGCATGAAGCATACCGGAATGCCCGTACACCTAAAGAGGCGTCTGCTGTGCTGCAGCATTACTCCCAACGCTTCACCATCAGCGAGGCCATTCTCGAGCGCCTCAAACTCAACAAGCTGCTGGAGAGGAGCGTATCAGCCGACCCCAACCGCCACTCCTCCCTGGCCGACTGCCCTAACATGTCCTCCAACCTGCTGCAGTACCTGCGACAACAGTCACTCCCTACTCCCAAATTCACATCCACAGTTGAGGCACGGGTGACTGGTTTCATGGGAGATGTTGAAAATGTTGTGGGTCCTGCTTATTCACTGGATCCAATACAATACAGACAGAGTAGAAATGGCTCCGCTGGTACAGATAAG GTGGATGAGGCAGTGCGGGTGAATGGAGTGAGAGATGATGATGTCCACAGCATTGATGAGGAGGAGAGGGGAGGGCCAGAGAGACACAGGGGGGAAGATTCTCTGCAGTTCTTCCCATCTCCCTCCCAGGACACAGAGATTAGACAGACTGATGCGTCAGGAGTCTCATCCACAGTGATGACAGAG ATTGAAGGAGAAATTATTCCACTGACAGGGGGCGTTTCAATATCCCCAGAAGTGTctgaaacaaaaacagatgTAGCAG ATACAACTGATGTCAATCGACTTCAGTCTGAAGAGAATGCGATCCACACCGATGCCTATGCTGCACAG TTAAAAAACTCAGCAATGGAGTCCCAACAGAAATCAACAAATGAGTCAGATAAATGCATCCATGAATATAACAGAACCACACCAATGTGTCAAGTTCCAACAACAG aaatggcTGAGCAAGCTGATGGAAAT GGACCTCCCACAGTGCTGAATCTGATGAAGCACGCTGAACACTTTTCTTGGAGCCCTGAGGAAGAGCGCAAACGTCAGGAGAGGTGGCAGAGAGAACAGGAACGTATGCTTCAG GAGAAATATCGACGTGAACAGGAGAAGTTGAAGCGGGAATGGGAGCAGGCACAgaaggaggtggaggaggaagaaAGGCGATATCATGAGGAG GAGCAGAAAATACTGGAAGAGACTGTGACCCCACTAACCCCTTACAAATCAATTACACATTCACCCCTTGGCATCACAAACAGCATCACCCATTCCCAGCCTGAGCAAGTGCGCCAGCAGAAGGCACTAGAGACACAG AGCTCTGAGGTCTGCAGGCAAGGAGAAAATATCATCGGTGATGCAGCCCAAAGACAGATGTCTTTACAGATGACAGTAAG TTCTCCACCCCAAGGCCATGGGTCTGTGGATCATTTCTATGGCCAGAGAGGGCCAGAAGACAAGAACATAGAGAAACCGACTACACTGCAGTCTGATCATG ATGTGCCACCGAGCTACAGACAACAATCGCAGCAAACTGAGACCTGGAAGAGTACATCACAGACAAAACCCGGTGGACGcaaaag gGTTGAACCCTGCATGTGGCTATCCATCCTTAGGTCTGGCTCTATAGagaaaaatgtgtcaaattcATCTACATCACCGTCATTAACAGGCACACAACCACCTCCATCCCCAAACAG gtCTGTCAGTGGAAGGAAGCTGTGTTCAAGTTGTGGCAACCCACTTGGCAAAGGGGCAGCTATGATTATTGAGACTCTCAGCCTTTACTTCCACATTCAGTGCTTTAag TGTGGAATCTGTAAGGGGCAGCTGGGTGACACCAGCACAGGAACAGACGTGAGGATCAGAAATGGACTCCTCAACTGCCATCAGTGCTATATCCGCTCCCGCT CCGCTGGACAGCCCACCACCCTGTGA